The DNA sequence AGCAAGAACTTTGGAATCAGCTTCTCTGGGAACTGGTTAGGGCCATAGACATTGTTCCCTCTTGTTGTTATAACAGGTAAACCATAGGATCTACCATAAGCCATTACCAGcatttcagcaccagcttttgtTGCTGAATATGGATTTGTAGGTAGAAGTTGACATGCCTCATGGTTTCCTACAACTGCATCCTCATCTGTCTCACCTAAGTTGCACAAATACCATTACAAGTATTAAATACAATTGAGACATGTATTGGATACAATTTAGTGTAACATCAAAACTTCAAGATTATAAAATAATTGAGTCTCTCATTTTATAAACACTTCactctttcttattttcttcgaTATGAGACTAATTTCATGCACTCTTCAAACTTaacttgcaacattaacaataGCAGTATTTGATGCATATATGCATATGTGAGTAAAAAGTAAGTATTTGTGCATGGTAGTGTTAGTTCTCACCATAAACTTCATCTGTGCTGACATGGATGAACCTCTTAACTTGTCCACCACTAACTTTGCAAGCTTCCAAGAGAACATGAGTTCCATAGATGTTGTTCTGAGTGAACTGAAAGCTGTTGCCAAAGGAGTTATCAACATGAGTCTGTGCTGCAAAGTGCATTATGGTATCAATGGACTCAGTGAGAAGAATGTAGTTAACAATGTCAGCACTGCATATATCTCCCTTGATGAACTTGAAACTTGAAGAACATCTTGATGGAAGCAGGTTCTTCAGATTTGAACAGTAATCAAGCTTGTCAAGAACAACAACCTTGTAATCAGGGTAGTTTCTTATTAGCCTGTTGCATACGTGTGATGCAATGAAACCAGCTGCTCCAGTTATCAGAATGTTCTTTGGATTGTATCTTGTTGCCATTATTATTTCTCTGCACAAATTTTGCATCATGTAACAAAATGAATTTCTagtcaaatcaaataaataaaagaagatgcTAATCTTATGCTTTTATTGAATTCACATTATACCATACTCTACTTTTTCCTAGGGAAACATTCACGGAAAAAGTTGCATAAAGTTacataaataaatgaatatatgTACTTAGAAATATATTTAAATGCATGTGATTATTTAAATAAGAGTTGAAATACAATTGATGTAAATAATTTTCACAAGAAAAAATTCAGATTAACTTACATAAGGTTCTGAAGATTAAAGATGGAGAAATGGCTTTGAGGGTGAGAAGGGAAATTAAAGATGGAAAATTGAAAATCTATGAGGGAGTGAGTTGGTGGAAATGCAGTTACAATGTTCcctatttatatttttcattattattgtgTGCATGCCTCTCATAGTCTCATGGAACACGAGACattcatttattatttattatttatcattATTAAATTATGAGATTTTGGCCACAATTTTTTTCCATCTTTGGTGCAGACCAATGATATATATTTTgctctaaataataataatggaaaaggGCATGCTCTTCATGAAACTAATTATTGTGTTGAATGTTGATTATAGTTAACTATCAAATATTAATgtgtaattaatataaaaatataaaatagtttcaATGACGTCATTCCTTTGATGTCTCGTGTTGCCCGTGGCTAATGAATCATTATCAAGCATTCATCACAAATTACTATTACTATATGATAGCTGataattaaatatttgaaatgtGTTAATAATGTTAATCAAACTTTTAAGTTAGTTGCATCATTGTTATTTACTTATTGTTTATTTCTATCATTCTCAACTCCGATATCATAGATAGATCTTTGCTCATTTTTATGATTATTGCTCTGGTACAAGTACATGAAAGATATGatgatattctttttttttcttttaatttagatttaattatttcttaTGTCCTTATAAGATGCTTGTCCACTCCTTAATACTAATGATTGATTATTCTTGTGAATGAAGGATTACGTTGCTAATACATGATGAATTGGAATCAAATTATTTAAGGAATATTTTTACCTATTTTTAATAGGGTATTACTTTATCAAAGTTTATCCAAATAAGTTCAACACCAACAAAAACCACTCACATTAAAAAAGCGCCATTATACGTGCTTTTTCCCAAATTGCTTTcaattaaatattaatgatttttcaATATCCTAATAGATAGTAATTAATATTTGCGGTTAAAAGCTATATTTTTAagcttatatttttaaatttatagttgtaaataaatattaaaccAATAAACATTGGCAtaagtgataaaaattaaaagaaagtatcAACACTAAATATAAGTTCAAAACATTTacttaaattgaaaaaattaataaaataaaaaatataaataaattatttttaaataactacaagtcattaaaaaaataaaaataacaaatgaaAATAGTGACCGATAGTAAATTACAAAatgtaaattgaaataaaatatatattaaatatcatGATTGTTATATAtccaagtatttttttatttaagtttatCCAAGTAGGTCCAACACCAACAAAAATCACTCTCATTAAAAGAGCATGTTATAcgcactttttcttcttttcctccctgcactttttcttcttcttcttctttcaaatacatGCAtacgtcctcttcttcttcttttaaattcaCGCATACATCCTCCTCTTCGTCCAcactcttctcctcttcctcctcctcttcttcgtcttcttctcctctttcgttatcgtcatcaccaacaacaccaacattttgctaatggattattttttcaatcgaattgaatggaatgcagttgctaaattgaattgaattgaatggacgcaGGTGTTCTGAATTGAATTGTTTCATCTTAATGACGTGTTCGGTTCATTGTGCAGAAAGctgttttaaatttgattttatataatggataatgttccgttcatttagtattATATAATTGTTTCACTTTAATGATGTATTCGGTTCATTATACAGAAAGctgttttgaatttaattttatataatggataatgttccgttcatttagtattatacaattgtttcaccgtaatgacgtgttcggttcattatgtagaaagctgttttgaatttgattttatataatggataatatttcgttcatttagtactatacaattgtttcactttaataacatgttcggttcattatgaattgaattgaattgttttgaattgaatggatgcagatgttctgaattgaattgataatctctaaaaggaggagaagaaggaaaaaagaaaaacctgtgcaaatttgaaagaagaagtcTGCGTGTGCTTcgttgaaagaagaagaagaaagaggaggagaagaagaacctgcacaaatttgcaaaaaaaaagaagaagaaatacgaggagaaagagaaggagaaggaaaaggaAACGGAGAATGAGAAGGAGAAGAGCGCATGATTTGAAAAGTTGTTACAACAACGATGAATTTGGATAAGAATTTTGTTTGGACGTAgagttttattctttttaatattgattttttttattatatcattctcatatttattattattgacgtAAATAACATAATTCTTTGTACACCTAAAAATACAATAACATAAttcttttattcttataattaCTACTACAAAAAATTACACCATATATTAGCATATAATAGAATTACCTATAAAAACTTATTTTATCTAAAGTCTAAACAATCTCCATTTAGTTTGAGatgaaagaaagggaaaaaaaaagatttttaatttttttttatattggagcGGGACTAAAACgcccttttaatttattaaatgggCCTCCTACAAGGACATCATTATATATTTTGGAAACTAAGGATACCAATTTTAAGTGGCCAATAAATGTGAGTGAAAGCCCAATTGTTTTGTCCAGAATGGACCCAAGCCCATGATCATTTTGTAACTGTAAGTCTGTAActctgacccaaaaaaaaaaaactgttgaGTCTGTAACAGTAACATCATGAAACACCTGAATGCAGTTTCTTTCACATCAGATTCAACGCTCCCAACTCAACTCACAACTCaacattcaacaacaccaatcaaATATTCAGTTCCGCCACATGATTCCATGTAATTATGTTActactctctctttctttctgatCTGAATGCTGCAAGAAATTCACTATGTGTTAGTGTTAGTACCCCTTTATTATGGATTTACATATATTCTGCaacaaaattttggtgaaaaatcctttgttttaattttttttatgtatgctATTAAAATAGTAGGTTTTTACTTGAATTAATGTATGACACTGTCTATAGCTGAAGAAGATTTGTGAAAAAATTAAGCAAAGTAAGCTCATTTTTGGGTAtctgttttctgttgctttgTTTTTTTGTAAATTCAGTGTGAAGACTTCATCACCTTGTGGCATCATGATGAAGCGTGGTTACAAATCCAAGTCATGGAATGGTTCTCAGAATTGCAGGGTTCCTTTGCTTGTCATTTCTCTTGGATTGATGCTGATGCTAGTGTTAGTGATTGTTTTTGTAGTGCTTCAGAACGATGATGGAAAACCTAATTTAGCTCATGAAATTAATGATGGCCAGAAAACAAGTTCAGcttctgaaatacctcaacaaAAGTGGAATAACTTTGACTCGGTGGTGAAATTGAAGCCAACAAGAGAGACTAGGAATGGAACAGATGTGATTTGGCAAGTGCCTGAAGCACCTAAAGGTGTTCTCTTTCTGGCACATGGATGCGATGGCCGTGCCGTTAACTTTTGGGACCGATCCCCTCAGTGCCCTGATTGCGTTGGTTTGCCCGAAGAACGGCTGCTTGTTCTTAACGCCCTTGCTCGGGGTTTTGCCGTGATCACCATTTCGAGTGCTGGAAGATGTTGGGCTTATAATGGTGTGGAAAAGTTTGTAGTCAAAGACATTATCAAATGGTTTGTTGGTAAAGAGAAGCTTCAGAAACTTCCCCTGGTGGCTCTTGGTGCTTCGTCTGGGGGATATTTTGTATCATTGCTTCCAACCATTATGAAGTTTAATAGTATTGTCCTCATGATTGCTGAGGGAATGTTTGagaaatttgatgttgaagaaaACTACCCGCCTACCCTATTCGTTCACATGCCAAAGGATCTGTATAGGCAGCAGAAAATAGATGAATATGTGGAGATTTTGAAAGAGAAAGGGATTGctgctgatgttgttgaatgCATGGAGCTCCCATTATCACCAAACTTTTTAGCAGATAGAGTTCCAGGTCTTGATCAAAGCCTTTCCCGAAGGTTATTCGAATTCTTTCACAAAGAGGGATTTATTGATCGCAATGGATATATGAAGAAAGACGGCCGGGTAACAAAATGGAGAAAGGTACTTCAGGAGAAGAAAAATTTCTTGGTGGATAAGCATCTTGTACCTCATATCCAGGAGGAGCTAAACCTTGCATTTGCATATCATGAGATGACTAGTGTGCACTCAGATAAAATCTTCAAGTGGTTTGAATCTCATATGAGCTGAATAGACCTGAATTGCGACGCGCTCTCGTGTTTAAATTGCTAATGCTATCTCCTGAAAAATGAAAAATGTATCCAATCCAAAGGGCTGAAATTTTCTAATTGGGTGTCACTGTCTGAAGTTATCAGTTTGAAAGGTATgcctttgaaattcagaaaaaTCAGTCGTTAGATTGGTGTAGCCAATGCACTTAACCCACTTCTTGTAGCTTAATATATGACAAAATGAAATTTAGGAAGAAAATTTTGTCTTGTTGATTTGAAATAAGAAGATAGCTTTAATGTAGGAGGAGAGAGTAATACGAAGCTACTCTTAGTCTCTTAGTAGAGGATGTATGACTTTCTTTATTGAttcagaaaaaaaaggaaaaaaaaaatatacacagAAGTGCTCTTATGTTATCTATATTGTTAACTCAGCTTCATATTTGCCTACATGCTTGAAATTTTCAAGCTCCAAGTCACCCGTTAATTATTcaacaaaataaataatcaattaaaCATAAACCTTTCTATATCTGGCTATTAGACATTAATTTTAAGCAAGCAGATCAATTCATTTATTATTCCAAGTGTTTTAACAGACTGAGATTTTGATGATTTATATTTGCATTACTTGTTTGACATCAGAAGcttttaaaaaaaaggggggtCTCTTGTGTTCTTGGATTCCTTCTTAATTTTTTTGTGGTTCTCCTAAATAATTATTGCTTTATTGTGATGTGAACCTGCAGTGGTAATGGACCCTTCCTTAGTTAATATCTTACTCATATTTGGAAAATTGGTAACTTGAAGACAATTGTTGGTGGTgtccttgtttttctttttaaatgatACTTTCGACTTTTCTATTGAAGACTGCCTTTTATTTATAGGGCTTAGCTACCCTTATAAATTTGCTCTGAACCAAACGACAGCCTTGTACATTTCCTGTTCAGGGTACATAAATGGGCAATGTAGCTGTTCAATGTCTCTAGTGCCACACTACATGACTCAGAACTTTCCATTTCATATAAGGGCACCCCATCTAGCATCTTGGTCCATTTGTTTTTAATTGCTTTTTGTGTATATGTTGACAACAAAACCATTTTCTTGGATTTCATTAGGATACAATCATGTAGGATGGACCTTGCACATATTTTCTTGGGGCACACTCAATCATGCTAATCACTTGAATGCTATTGATATAGTATGAACAAGTGTCATGTCTTGAGTATGGATGGTTCATTATTACCCTATTTAGATAATCAATTCATTTTGAAAGGTTATATGTCCATTTATGTTGAATCCTCTCATTCAATGAGAAAACTTCCATGTTTCAACTACCAAATACTAATAATTAATACTTGCAGATCCCCATTATTTTTCACTcgtctatttttttctttttggcacCTTCTATTGTGTAATAGAATAATCCTTAGTTTTTTTTGGTGAACGATATTATAGAATTCTGGCATTTGAAGTGATAGTTCTGTAATTATAAGTACTTCATATATAGGACTTCATACTTGAATCTTCTGAATGGATCTTGAATTATCAAAATAACTATATATTAACTTTTATTCAAATATAATAAAACCATAATAGCTAACATTAAATTCTAAAGTACCTTGATATCATCCATCTTAAGGTAAATTCACacatgataattgataagtaccTAAATAACACACTCTTAACAGAAACTTTAGATATAATAATGCTCTTAACTCGATAAACTACTAACACACAAACCAAGTTAATTATATCATGTCCGAGGCTTCATTTTCCCCTCATTGGCCATCCTGAATAGGTTGGCTTGTGCTTCTGCTGCCTTGTTTGAGATAAGTGATGCTGCAAATCTGTCTCTGACTTGTGCTGTTGTGTAAGGGAACTTGTTGTTCACCAAGGAGTTGAGGAAAGAAGCTGTCCCTTCTCTGTAGAGTGCTCCAAACCCATCAGTTCTTGTGTTGGAAAGTGCTTGTGGCAAGGTCAGACCTGTACCGAGCCCGGGCATGCTGGTGACACCGAATGCATTCCCTAAGGAGCCCCACCAGCCAAGCAATCCCCAGATGATTCCGGGGTGAGTCCTCCAGTAGCTGCAGTTTAGAGAAAAAAAGGACTTAACAGGTTGCATAACAGTGTTGCAATATATAATAGCATGAAAGTTGGTGTAGTGTACTAGTGTAGTGAAAGGAACTTACTTGCATGTACCCGTGAAGGGAGATGGGGCAGGAATGTAGGGTGGGGTTGGATTGGTTCCTGGATCAATTGGTGTTGGAGGGCTATTTCCTCCATAAGTTGGTGGAGAGCCTCCATAAGTTGGTGGGGAGTTATAGTAACCACCACCTGAGGGTGGGTTTGATGGTGCATCTGGAGTTAAAGGTGTTGGAGTAGAAGGTTCCTGTGGTGGTGATCCATAGTATCCACCACCTCCGGAGGGAGGGTTTGATGGTGCATCTGGAGTTAAGGGCGTTGGAGTAGAAGGTTCTTGTGGTGGTGATCCATAGTAACCACCACCACCTGAGGGAGGGCTTGATGGTGCATCTGGAGATAAAGGTGTTTCTGGAGTAGTGGGTGTTGTTGGAGAAGGTTCATCAGGTGGTGATCCATAGTAGCCACCACCTCCTGAGGGAGGGCTTGATGGTGCATCTGGAGATAAGGGTGTTTCTGGAGTAGTGGGTGTTGTTGGAGATGATCCTTCAGGTGGTGATCCACAATTGCCACCTGAGGGTGGCGATGGCGTTGGATTATAACTTCCACTACCACTACCTGAGGGTGGTGATGGGGTTGGATTGTAGCTTCCACCACCACCTGAGGGTGGTGATGGGGTTGGATTGTAGCTTCCACCACCACCTGAGGGAGGGCTTGATGGTGTGTCTGGAGTTGAGGGTGTTGATGGAGAAGGTTCATCAGGTGGTGATCCATAGTAGCCACCACCTCCTGAGGGAGGGTTTGATGGTGTTGTTGGAGATGATCCCTCTGGTGGTGATCCACAATTGCCACCTGAGGGTGGTGATGGGGTTGGATTATAACTTCCACTTCCGCTTCCACTACCAGAGGGTGGTGAAGGGCTTGGGCTGCAGCTTCCACCACCTGAGGGTGATGAGGGGCTTGGATTGTAGCTTCCACCACCTGAAGGTGGTGATGGGGTTGGGTTGTAGCTTCCACCACCCCCAGAGCTTCCACTACCTCCGTGAGAGGGTGTTGAGCTTCCACATCCAGAGCCATGATGATGAGAATGGTGACCATGGTGTGAGCCTTCAAAAGAAATAGAAAACATGAGCCTTcatgaaaaagaaatgaaaaacatAGTATGCATGCTATTAGGTGAGAGTAAGATATAAAATTGCTTCATGTTAGCCTATGATCCTATAAATAATATGTACTACTTTGCGTGAATAATGATGTATAATAGATATTTTAAGTTAGAGAAATTACATAGAGAGGTGGATACACCCTTTTTGGGAGCCTTATTGTGGCCTTCAACAGTGGTGGATATTACAGGAATGACAAGGTGCTGAGAAAGCAAAGCCAGCAATGTTAACATGGTAAGTAAACCATGATAACTTCTTTTCCTCTCCATTATCACTGACTGGTGACTGCCAAGATGGAACACTCTAGCTTAGAGATTTTGAAATGCTTTGGAGATGGAGAGGGGAGTGGACAGCACATATAAACAAGTTCAGAGAAGGAAGTAAATATTAGCAGGTGAGATTGGTTTGCGGGTTAGTTGATCTTTTGCAGGGTGCATTTACTACACTATTTACTACTTCATGCCATAATGCATATATttccaaaatttccaacatttacTTAGAAACAGATGATTAATTAAGTTTAACATAAAcctatactctctctctctctttaagtCCTATTTCTTTCCTGTTGATCTCTAACACTGCATTCGGATTGTGTGCGAAAATTGTTCATTTGCTTTTTCTAGATAACTTTGATGCTCCAATGGGATAAATCATGAAACTAATTGCAGGTATCCTCCATTTACTTTGATtactcaattttattattatgaaaGTTGAGTTAAAagtccaaaaaagaaaaaggaaagaaagaaagttaatctatttttgaattgattgaaaaacatggaatataattgaataaattaCGCTCATGATCTGATGTTATGTGATATTACACACTACATACTCAGTGTCATGTTTATAAAGGAAGTGCAACATTTCTCAAGAGTAACCCCACAAAAAATGTTCTTTAAAGATTTAGTTGCTGAAAGAAATACCCTCCAGAGATTTAAAAGACAAAAATATCCTCAAAAAGTTTTAAAGCCGTGACAAAAGTGTCCTGACATAAAGTAAGTATGTATCTGTTTTTACTTTGCGTCGAGACACTTTGTcacgtttttaaaattttttaggataTCTTTGTTGTTTTCATTTTTGAGGGGTATTTTTGTTAACTAAATTTTTGGaggatatttttaataatatactcTTTCATAAAGTATAAGGGTGTCAACTACCTTATAACCTAAATATCAGGGAGGTTAGTGTACTATTTATAATTGGGAGTATCATATGTAATTTTGCCTAACCACATGAAATGatagtataatttattttaaattttgcttGGGCTTAAAATAAGATGAAATGGATTGGTATTTGATGAAATTCATTCCATTCCATTTTATTCAATAATCTTATCTTTTAGACCTCTAATTTGACTGAAATGGGAGGCAATTGGTTGAATCAACTTAAAATGGTTATACCATTCCATCTTTTGTTGTATTTTCAGACAATGAGATGAAAACTTCTCTTCAaatcagttttttattttttatatgaaaaaaaataaaatgcttgGTGTTGCATACTCTTTCTTCCTCAATTAGATTAGGGTGCCCTCTTAAACATGATTTCAGAGACTTGGCATCTTAATCTCCCAACCCTACATTTATGGGGATTGATGGAGACATGTCCCAGAAACGATTTGTCAATGGCCATAAATGATCTTCTCAGAAATTGCTTGCTTGATCAACATAAGATCTATATGCATTGCACCCTGCATTTATATATAGATATGTCAAAGTTCATAGTATCAAGGTTATTAAATTCAAGAGTTCATCTGAACTCATAGTTTAA is a window from the Arachis hypogaea cultivar Tifrunner chromosome 17, arahy.Tifrunner.gnm2.J5K5, whole genome shotgun sequence genome containing:
- the LOC112764242 gene encoding uncharacterized protein isoform X1, which codes for MKHLNAVSFTSDSTLPTQLTTQHSTTPIKYSVPPHDSIVKTSSPCGIMMKRGYKSKSWNGSQNCRVPLLVISLGLMLMLVLVIVFVVLQNDDGKPNLAHEINDGQKTSSASEIPQQKWNNFDSVVKLKPTRETRNGTDVIWQVPEAPKGVLFLAHGCDGRAVNFWDRSPQCPDCVGLPEERLLVLNALARGFAVITISSAGRCWAYNGVEKFVVKDIIKWFVGKEKLQKLPLVALGASSGGYFVSLLPTIMKFNSIVLMIAEGMFEKFDVEENYPPTLFVHMPKDLYRQQKIDEYVEILKEKGIAADVVECMELPLSPNFLADRVPGLDQSLSRRLFEFFHKEGFIDRNGYMKKDGRVTKWRKVLQEKKNFLVDKHLVPHIQEELNLAFAYHEMTSVHSDKIFKWFESHMS
- the LOC112764242 gene encoding uncharacterized protein isoform X2, translated to MLQEIHYVLVVKTSSPCGIMMKRGYKSKSWNGSQNCRVPLLVISLGLMLMLVLVIVFVVLQNDDGKPNLAHEINDGQKTSSASEIPQQKWNNFDSVVKLKPTRETRNGTDVIWQVPEAPKGVLFLAHGCDGRAVNFWDRSPQCPDCVGLPEERLLVLNALARGFAVITISSAGRCWAYNGVEKFVVKDIIKWFVGKEKLQKLPLVALGASSGGYFVSLLPTIMKFNSIVLMIAEGMFEKFDVEENYPPTLFVHMPKDLYRQQKIDEYVEILKEKGIAADVVECMELPLSPNFLADRVPGLDQSLSRRLFEFFHKEGFIDRNGYMKKDGRVTKWRKVLQEKKNFLVDKHLVPHIQEELNLAFAYHEMTSVHSDKIFKWFESHMS
- the LOC112764241 gene encoding uncharacterized protein, whose amino-acid sequence is MERKRSYHGLLTMLTLLALLSQHLVIPVISTTVEGHNKAPKKGVSTSLCSHHGHHSHHHGSGCGSSTPSHGGSGSSGGGGSYNPTPSPPSGGGSYNPSPSSPSGGGSCSPSPSPPSGSGSGSGSYNPTPSPPSGGNCGSPPEGSSPTTPSNPPSGGGGYYGSPPDEPSPSTPSTPDTPSSPPSGGGGSYNPTPSPPSGGGGSYNPTPSPPSGSGSGSYNPTPSPPSGGNCGSPPEGSSPTTPTTPETPLSPDAPSSPPSGGGGYYGSPPDEPSPTTPTTPETPLSPDAPSSPPSGGGGYYGSPPQEPSTPTPLTPDAPSNPPSGGGGYYGSPPQEPSTPTPLTPDAPSNPPSGGGYYNSPPTYGGSPPTYGGNSPPTPIDPGTNPTPPYIPAPSPFTGTCNYWRTHPGIIWGLLGWWGSLGNAFGVTSMPGLGTGLTLPQALSNTRTDGFGALYREGTASFLNSLVNNKFPYTTAQVRDRFAASLISNKAAEAQANLFRMANEGKMKPRT